A genome region from Thermovirga sp. includes the following:
- a CDS encoding V-type ATP synthase subunit I — MKAVEKALEPYKGLVDIYSEDPAPEDSPPIILDNPRWAIPFSPLTKLYGMPSYSGIDPTVLMAPFFFLFFGMCLGDGGYGLILGAFLLYALLRYRLSGDTRNFFVLLLLGSVSTVLVGALTGSWLGDMIDAFGLFAPIKPIKDSLVLIKPMDDPITFLAIALGLGVVQILFGIVIAMWDAFRKGDMMGAFADQGGWLALLVGLLLWGGAFLGLGGGGALFAGKVLAAVGALTLVATQGRDKPGVIRKAISGVLSLYNVTSFLGDVLSYSRLLALGLATSAIAMIGNTLTILVSGIPYVGWILAFLIFFGGHLFSVVVNVLGSFIHSLRLQYVEFFSKFYSAGGRAFDPMRVVTKFTRITGEGVEDPGMQYR, encoded by the coding sequence ATGAAGGCCGTAGAAAAAGCCTTGGAGCCCTATAAGGGCCTGGTTGACATTTATTCCGAGGATCCGGCGCCCGAGGACAGTCCCCCTATTATTCTTGACAATCCTCGATGGGCCATTCCCTTCTCGCCGCTGACCAAGCTTTACGGGATGCCCTCCTACTCGGGCATAGACCCGACGGTATTGATGGCTCCCTTTTTCTTCCTTTTCTTCGGCATGTGCCTCGGCGATGGAGGTTACGGCCTTATCCTTGGCGCTTTCCTGCTTTACGCCCTTCTTCGGTACAGGCTTTCGGGAGATACGAGGAACTTTTTCGTCCTGCTTCTTCTTGGCAGCGTCTCTACCGTTCTGGTCGGGGCCTTGACGGGGAGTTGGCTTGGAGACATGATCGACGCTTTCGGCCTTTTCGCGCCCATAAAGCCTATAAAGGACAGTTTGGTACTCATAAAGCCCATGGACGATCCCATCACTTTCCTGGCCATAGCACTTGGCCTGGGCGTAGTCCAAATCCTTTTCGGCATAGTAATCGCCATGTGGGATGCTTTCCGCAAGGGTGACATGATGGGCGCTTTCGCCGACCAGGGTGGGTGGCTCGCATTGCTCGTCGGCTTACTCCTTTGGGGGGGGGCTTTCCTGGGACTAGGCGGAGGGGGGGCTCTTTTCGCGGGGAAGGTGCTCGCTGCGGTGGGAGCATTAACGCTCGTGGCGACCCAGGGCAGGGACAAGCCCGGCGTTATCAGGAAGGCGATATCGGGGGTCCTGAGCCTCTACAACGTTACATCCTTTCTCGGCGATGTCCTGAGTTACAGCCGTCTACTCGCGCTTGGCCTAGCCACTTCGGCCATAGCCATGATCGGCAACACCCTTACAATACTTGTTTCCGGAATACCCTACGTGGGATGGATCCTGGCTTTCCTGATATTCTTCGGAGGTCATCTTTTCAGCGTCGTCGTGAACGTGCTCGGTTCTTTCATTCACTCCCTACGCCTCCAGTACGTGGAATTCTTCAGCAAGTTTTACTCCGCCGGAGGAAGAGCTTTCGATCCTATGAGAGTGGTCACGAAATTCACGAGAATAACCGGAGAGGGAGTCGAAGATCCGGGAATGCAATACAGGTAA
- a CDS encoding V-type ATP synthase subunit K, with translation MDQLGIMLAVLGAALAAGFSGSGSALGVGIAGESGAGIMTEDPSKFGLVLLLQALPGTQGIYGLLTAFFAILKVGLLGGTAVSVNVWQGLGVLFACLPIAIAGYYSAIAQGKTSAASIQMIAKRPEETGKAVILPAMVETYAVLALLMSIILLNSIQI, from the coding sequence ATGGATCAACTTGGGATCATGCTTGCGGTACTTGGCGCGGCCCTTGCCGCCGGTTTTTCGGGTTCTGGTTCCGCCCTAGGGGTCGGAATTGCAGGGGAATCCGGCGCGGGTATCATGACGGAGGATCCTAGCAAGTTCGGTCTCGTCCTTTTGCTTCAGGCCCTCCCGGGGACCCAGGGCATCTACGGGCTTCTTACGGCCTTTTTCGCGATCCTCAAGGTTGGACTTCTCGGAGGGACGGCTGTTTCCGTCAATGTCTGGCAAGGATTAGGGGTTCTTTTCGCCTGCCTGCCCATTGCCATCGCCGGATACTATTCAGCCATAGCCCAGGGGAAGACCTCCGCGGCGAGTATCCAGATGATAGCCAAGAGACCGGAGGAAACAGGAAAAGCGGTCATCCTTCCTGCCATGGTCGAGACTTATGCCGTTCTCGCTTTGCTGATGAGCATAATACTCCTTAACAGCATTCAGATCTGA
- the mraZ gene encoding division/cell wall cluster transcriptional repressor MraZ: MLVGTYDHKFDNKGRIVLPSKFRDELGESAVATVGIDQCVSIYSAERWQELLNRFHQMSFSKGKTRDFLRVLLATANEIQFDASGRALIPSNLRQHAKLNLEVSIIGVGDHVELWDTVSWNAYLEEIRKVLPDIAEEVEGL; the protein is encoded by the coding sequence ATGCTTGTGGGAACCTATGATCACAAATTTGATAATAAAGGAAGAATAGTCCTCCCGTCAAAATTTAGAGACGAACTAGGAGAAAGTGCCGTCGCCACCGTGGGCATCGACCAGTGCGTTTCCATTTATTCCGCTGAGCGATGGCAGGAACTTCTGAACAGGTTCCACCAAATGTCCTTTTCCAAGGGAAAGACCAGGGATTTTCTCAGGGTACTTCTCGCAACAGCCAATGAGATCCAGTTCGATGCTTCCGGCAGGGCTCTTATCCCCTCGAATTTGCGGCAGCACGCCAAACTTAACTTGGAGGTCAGCATCATAGGGGTCGGGGACCACGTGGAATTGTGGGATACGGTCTCCTGGAACGCCTACCTCGAGGAGATTCGCAAAGTCCTGCCCGATATCGCGGAAGAGGTCGAGGGGTTATGA
- the rsmH gene encoding 16S rRNA (cytosine(1402)-N(4))-methyltransferase RsmH gives MNTHIPVMLPEVCSILEETRDLRFVVDATLGLGGYSEGVLRKWRKAAVLGIDQDPQAIEVTRRKLMDYGDRFRAVHGNFRDLTTILKKSGMGKPDAVIFDLGISSIQIETPERGFSFQEDGPLDMRMDSLNERQEMAGDIINKATMRELITLFRKYGEDPYAAQIARGIVRFRESSGPIKSTSELVRIIRETLPAPVQRKMGKNPSRKVFQALRIAVNDELQALDDALDQCEGLAQGAMTVIVVSYHSLEDRIVKNRFREWASRGRGKHPFKRPLVPSEEELKENWRSRSAKLRAFSFLVQVAKEAGR, from the coding sequence ATGAACACCCATATCCCGGTGATGCTCCCCGAAGTCTGCAGCATATTGGAAGAAACTCGCGACCTGAGGTTCGTCGTGGACGCAACCCTCGGCCTGGGGGGATATTCGGAGGGTGTGCTCCGGAAATGGAGAAAGGCGGCTGTTCTCGGCATCGACCAAGATCCACAAGCCATCGAGGTCACTAGAAGAAAACTCATGGATTACGGCGATCGTTTTCGGGCTGTACACGGAAACTTTAGGGATCTAACCACGATTTTAAAGAAATCAGGAATGGGCAAACCCGATGCTGTCATTTTTGATCTGGGAATTTCGAGCATTCAAATTGAAACCCCGGAGCGGGGCTTTTCTTTTCAGGAGGACGGCCCGTTAGATATGCGCATGGATAGCTTAAACGAACGTCAAGAAATGGCCGGTGACATCATAAACAAAGCCACCATGAGGGAATTGATCACCCTATTTCGTAAATACGGTGAGGACCCCTATGCCGCGCAGATAGCGAGGGGGATAGTCAGGTTCAGGGAGTCCTCCGGCCCCATAAAGAGCACATCGGAGTTGGTACGTATCATCAGGGAGACCCTCCCGGCGCCTGTCCAGAGGAAGATGGGGAAAAATCCCTCCAGGAAAGTATTCCAGGCGCTAAGGATCGCGGTCAACGATGAGCTGCAAGCCCTGGATGACGCCCTTGACCAGTGCGAGGGCCTGGCTCAGGGTGCGATGACGGTGATCGTGGTGAGTTATCACTCCCTGGAGGACAGGATCGTCAAGAACAGGTTTCGCGAATGGGCTTCCCGGGGAAGAGGGAAACATCCCTTCAAAAGGCCCCTGGTGCCCAGCGAGGAGGAACTGAAAGAAAATTGGAGGTCCAGAAGCGCCAAACTCCGGGCGTTCTCATTCTTGGTGCAGGTAGCGAAGGAGGCCGGCCGATGA
- a CDS encoding V-type ATP synthase subunit A, translated as MANKEKIVGSIAKISGPLVIADGMSGAGMYEVVRVGDLGLVGEIIELKGAMASIQVYEETSGLKPGEPVESSGAPLSVELGPGLIEQFYDGVQRPLNLIEQAADSPYISRGINVPALDRSKKWNFEPVVEEGAQVAEGDLLGEVQETVLVKHRILVPYGVKGRVKSIRKGSFNVEEMVAVIDDGEKEIPVTMMQRWPVRTPRPVRQRLAPNVPLPTGQRVVDTFFPLSRGGAACVPGPFGSGKTVIQHQLAKWADAEIVVYVGCGERGNEMTDVLLEFPELVDPRSGEPLMKRTVLIANTSNMPVAAREASIYTAITIAEYYRDMGYSVALMADSTSRWAEALREISGRLEEMPGEEGYPAYLGTRLASFYERAGRAVCLGSEGREGAITSIGAVSPPGGDLSEPVSQNSLRVTKVFWGLDANLAYQRHFPAINWLLSYSLYAEQLGEYWDNIYDGEWSVLRTEAMSILEEEDRLREIVRLVGIDALSRQERMILETAKSLREDFLHQNAYHEVDTYASMDKQFKMLRNIVHFHHLCQNALERGCTIQEINALPVRDQIARMRYEDEKKLNRIDELLPVMKEEVDKLLSEGGMGDVA; from the coding sequence TTGGCCAACAAAGAAAAGATCGTAGGTTCCATCGCCAAGATTTCCGGACCGCTGGTAATAGCCGATGGCATGAGCGGGGCTGGAATGTACGAAGTTGTGAGGGTTGGAGACCTTGGCCTTGTCGGCGAGATCATCGAACTCAAGGGAGCCATGGCCTCCATACAGGTTTACGAGGAGACTTCCGGATTAAAACCGGGAGAGCCTGTCGAGAGTTCCGGTGCTCCCCTGAGCGTTGAGCTGGGTCCGGGGCTCATCGAACAATTTTACGATGGTGTCCAGAGACCGTTGAACCTTATCGAACAGGCAGCCGATAGCCCTTACATTTCCAGGGGGATCAACGTTCCGGCCCTCGACAGGTCAAAAAAGTGGAATTTCGAACCCGTTGTCGAGGAAGGTGCCCAAGTGGCCGAAGGAGACCTCCTTGGAGAGGTCCAGGAGACGGTCCTCGTCAAGCACCGTATCCTGGTTCCTTATGGTGTTAAGGGTAGAGTGAAAAGCATTCGTAAAGGATCCTTCAACGTGGAAGAGATGGTCGCCGTTATAGATGACGGAGAAAAGGAAATCCCCGTGACCATGATGCAAAGATGGCCCGTCAGGACGCCAAGGCCGGTCCGGCAAAGGCTTGCCCCAAACGTTCCACTTCCCACGGGGCAACGCGTCGTGGACACCTTCTTTCCTCTTTCCAGGGGTGGTGCCGCTTGCGTCCCCGGGCCCTTCGGCTCGGGCAAGACCGTCATACAACACCAGCTGGCCAAATGGGCGGATGCCGAGATCGTGGTTTACGTCGGCTGTGGAGAACGCGGAAATGAAATGACGGACGTGCTCCTGGAATTCCCGGAACTGGTTGACCCCAGGTCGGGCGAACCCCTGATGAAAAGGACGGTCCTGATCGCCAACACCTCCAACATGCCTGTGGCTGCCAGGGAAGCGAGTATATACACGGCGATCACGATCGCTGAGTATTACCGTGACATGGGCTATTCCGTAGCTCTCATGGCCGATTCGACGAGCCGGTGGGCCGAGGCGCTCCGGGAAATCTCCGGAAGGCTCGAGGAGATGCCCGGTGAGGAAGGGTACCCCGCTTATCTTGGGACCAGGTTGGCCAGTTTCTACGAAAGAGCCGGAAGGGCCGTTTGCCTTGGATCGGAAGGCAGGGAAGGTGCCATCACCTCTATCGGGGCAGTATCTCCTCCAGGAGGCGACCTCTCCGAACCGGTAAGCCAGAACTCCCTCAGGGTGACCAAGGTTTTCTGGGGTCTTGACGCCAACCTGGCCTACCAGAGGCACTTCCCGGCCATTAACTGGCTTCTCAGTTACTCCCTTTATGCCGAGCAGCTTGGAGAATACTGGGACAATATCTATGACGGCGAATGGAGCGTCCTGAGGACCGAGGCTATGTCAATCCTCGAAGAAGAGGACAGGCTCCGGGAGATAGTCAGGCTCGTGGGCATCGACGCCCTATCGAGACAGGAGAGGATGATCCTGGAAACCGCCAAGTCTCTCAGGGAGGACTTCCTGCACCAGAATGCCTACCATGAGGTCGACACTTATGCCTCTATGGACAAGCAGTTCAAGATGCTGAGGAACATCGTTCATTTCCACCATCTTTGCCAGAACGCCCTGGAGAGGGGCTGCACGATCCAGGAGATTAACGCCCTTCCCGTCAGGGATCAGATAGCAAGGATGAGGTACGAGGATGAAAAGAAACTGAACCGGATCGACGAACTGCTTCCGGTAATGAAAGAAGAAGTCGACAAACTTCTCTCCGAAGGGGGCATGGGAGATGTTGCCTAA
- a CDS encoding V-type ATPase subunit, with protein MTDPTDYGYAVSRLRAMEDRLLDQGVFQRLLDSEDLPSALKVMTETAYGKWFLEQQSDEKFEPAIEAELKYIYAETEHFVPDPCLYRICRLPYDIHNVKVLLKGLFNQKQGGKRRLDLLTGLGNIFADDLVVAIESEDYRLMPFGFHRTVPECVSTWDQTRDILQVERILDEALFSLQLKMADEVAFEGVKLFARSRVDAENLRNIARLKRMGFDSSQAAPFLHNGGFVPLEKILSLINEPFEGWERFLSFADVSRTLSGAQEHADLDSLIVDLEKSIDDFLSWVLAKYKYSPFAPENVLHYLWMKETEAKNVRILLIGIGNGAERTVLRRLLRNV; from the coding sequence ATGACCGACCCTACCGATTATGGTTACGCCGTTTCAAGACTCAGAGCGATGGAGGATCGACTTCTTGACCAGGGAGTCTTCCAACGGCTCCTGGACAGTGAAGACCTGCCTTCCGCGCTCAAGGTTATGACTGAGACGGCCTACGGAAAATGGTTCCTGGAGCAGCAGAGCGACGAAAAATTTGAGCCCGCTATTGAAGCGGAGCTCAAGTATATCTATGCCGAAACGGAGCATTTCGTCCCCGACCCTTGCCTATACCGGATCTGCAGACTTCCCTACGACATTCATAATGTCAAGGTCCTTTTGAAAGGCCTTTTCAATCAGAAGCAGGGCGGGAAGAGGCGGCTGGACCTCTTGACCGGCCTCGGAAACATCTTCGCGGATGACCTGGTGGTGGCCATAGAGAGCGAAGATTATCGCCTCATGCCCTTCGGATTCCACAGGACTGTCCCGGAGTGCGTTTCGACCTGGGATCAGACCCGCGACATCCTCCAGGTTGAGCGTATTCTCGACGAGGCGCTCTTCTCACTCCAACTCAAGATGGCCGACGAAGTCGCTTTTGAAGGAGTGAAACTGTTCGCACGGTCCAGGGTCGACGCGGAGAACCTCCGGAATATCGCCAGGCTTAAAAGGATGGGTTTCGATTCGTCTCAGGCTGCGCCGTTCCTGCATAACGGCGGATTTGTACCCCTGGAGAAAATCCTGTCATTGATCAATGAACCCTTCGAAGGTTGGGAAAGATTTCTCTCCTTTGCCGATGTCTCCAGGACTCTTTCTGGGGCGCAGGAACATGCGGACCTCGATTCTCTCATCGTGGACCTCGAAAAATCCATAGATGATTTTCTGTCCTGGGTCCTCGCGAAGTACAAGTACAGCCCCTTCGCGCCGGAGAATGTCCTCCATTACCTCTGGATGAAGGAAACAGAAGCCAAAAATGTCAGGATCCTCCTCATAGGCATAGGGAACGGGGCAGAACGTACGGTCCTCAGGAGGCTTTTGAGAAATGTCTGA
- a CDS encoding penicillin-binding protein 2 produces the protein MKDLRKSPWLLIAAFILVLLFRLYSRHVDPDPRIISQAGSQYWARLKVAAPRGFIRDRNGIALAISSHSLSFFIDPTLWDPGNAPLLQDLIPKARLEKISTKMEGRYYPIVRKVDPSVSDRIISLKLPGLFWVKETKRIYPQGSTLCHVLGFCSIDDAGLAGTELFWDRVLYAPPEGRIIAKDAKGHFVDVALPGHTLAAENNSLVQLTIDSRLQHVLEQRLREGADQHGAEWAAAVLLEPSTGMILGMASLPDFNPNDRTTFAVKESLRNNVLSRVFEPGSTFKPIIMSNLVDNGEVSLGTIVNCQGKIKVADVTIHDVKAHGRVNPTSIIADSCNVGMVSGIKNSDPFRTYSFLKRCGFGGLTGVEIPGEESGLIMPPSQWRGSVPAAIAIGQGIGVTPLQLALATASIANGGKLMKPFIVYEIRNKESKLEYKGKPIVLGEVMSTHTSQWMREAMRQAVEKGTGRSADVPGVKVAGKTGTAQVPGAGGYLKGDYTPSFVGFWPYDDPKYLLLVVIGNPREGDFLGGKVAAPIFRSIVQDIELIS, from the coding sequence ATGAAAGACCTGAGGAAGAGCCCCTGGCTTTTGATTGCCGCGTTTATATTGGTGCTGCTCTTCCGACTTTATTCCCGTCATGTCGATCCGGATCCTAGGATCATATCGCAAGCAGGAAGCCAATACTGGGCCAGGCTGAAGGTCGCGGCCCCCAGGGGTTTTATCAGGGACAGGAATGGGATTGCCTTGGCGATCTCCTCGCATTCTCTTAGTTTTTTTATCGACCCCACCCTGTGGGACCCGGGAAATGCCCCGCTTCTCCAGGACTTGATTCCCAAAGCTAGGCTCGAGAAAATTTCCACTAAAATGGAGGGCCGGTACTATCCAATTGTGCGGAAGGTAGACCCCTCCGTTTCCGACCGGATCATAAGTCTGAAACTCCCCGGGCTTTTCTGGGTAAAGGAGACCAAAAGAATTTATCCCCAGGGAAGCACCCTGTGTCACGTGCTGGGTTTTTGTTCAATCGATGACGCGGGCCTGGCTGGAACGGAATTATTTTGGGATCGTGTTCTTTATGCGCCTCCCGAGGGGAGAATCATAGCCAAAGATGCGAAGGGCCATTTCGTCGATGTGGCTCTGCCAGGCCATACTCTGGCCGCCGAAAACAATTCACTGGTTCAGCTTACCATCGATTCCAGGCTCCAGCATGTCCTCGAGCAGAGGCTCAGGGAGGGCGCTGATCAGCACGGGGCAGAATGGGCAGCGGCGGTGCTCCTCGAACCATCGACGGGGATGATCCTGGGAATGGCAAGCCTCCCTGATTTCAATCCAAACGACAGGACTACCTTTGCCGTAAAAGAATCCCTCAGAAATAACGTCCTTTCCAGAGTTTTCGAGCCCGGATCGACCTTCAAACCCATTATCATGTCAAACCTAGTCGATAACGGGGAGGTTTCCCTGGGAACCATCGTGAACTGCCAGGGGAAGATTAAAGTGGCTGATGTTACAATCCATGACGTAAAGGCTCACGGAAGGGTGAACCCTACCAGCATCATCGCTGATTCTTGCAACGTGGGGATGGTCTCCGGCATAAAAAATTCCGATCCTTTCAGGACCTACTCTTTTTTAAAAAGGTGCGGATTTGGGGGCCTTACGGGCGTTGAGATACCGGGGGAAGAGTCCGGTTTGATCATGCCCCCGTCCCAGTGGCGGGGTTCCGTCCCGGCCGCAATAGCTATAGGACAGGGTATCGGGGTCACACCTCTTCAATTGGCACTGGCTACAGCCTCCATCGCGAACGGAGGGAAATTGATGAAACCCTTTATCGTTTACGAGATCAGGAACAAGGAGAGCAAATTGGAATATAAAGGCAAACCTATTGTCCTGGGTGAGGTTATGTCTACCCATACATCGCAATGGATGAGGGAAGCCATGAGACAAGCCGTGGAAAAGGGAACCGGGAGGTCCGCCGATGTTCCAGGAGTCAAAGTGGCAGGTAAAACTGGAACAGCCCAGGTACCGGGTGCCGGAGGGTATCTCAAAGGTGACTACACTCCTTCCTTTGTTGGTTTCTGGCCCTACGACGACCCGAAATACCTGCTTTTGGTCGTGATAGGCAACCCGAGGGAAGGGGATTTCCTCGGCGGAAAAGTGGCGGCTCCGATCTTCAGGAGCATTGTACAGGACATAGAACTGATTTCCTGA
- a CDS encoding V-type ATP synthase subunit B yields the protein MLPKEYRTISDLSGPLLVVDKTENVRYDELVEIELASGERRRGRVLEITRENALVQVFEGTSGIDLETTKVVFMGKVLMLPVSKDILGRIFNGRGEPIDGGAPIIPDKTLDVNGYPMNPYSRDYPSEFIQTGISTIDGMNPMVRGQKLPIFSGSGMPHNRIAAQVARQSTVLGGHEDFAVVFAAMGITFEEAYFFMEDFRKTGAIERTVMFVNLADDPAIERITTPRLALTCAEYLAFERDYQVLVILTDLTNYCEALREISSARKEVPGRRGYPGYLYTDLATMYERAGRLKGKKGSITQFPILTMPEDDKTHPIPDLTGYITEGQIILSRTLHRKGIFPPVDVMPSLSRLKDKGIGAGKTREDHADLMNQLFAAYARGKEAKELATILGEGALSEEDKAFALFSDHFEDRYVRQGEYENRTIEETLELGWDLLTLIPVRELKRVRDAYIEKYLLPRSGTEKEKQLKGA from the coding sequence ATGTTGCCTAAGGAATACAGGACCATATCTGACCTTTCCGGTCCTCTTCTGGTCGTCGATAAAACCGAGAATGTCCGTTACGATGAGCTGGTCGAAATAGAGCTGGCCAGCGGAGAACGGAGAAGGGGCAGGGTGTTGGAAATCACGAGAGAAAACGCCCTGGTCCAGGTCTTTGAAGGAACATCCGGCATTGATCTTGAGACGACCAAGGTTGTTTTCATGGGGAAGGTCCTGATGCTGCCTGTCAGCAAGGACATACTGGGCCGTATCTTCAACGGACGGGGAGAACCAATCGACGGCGGCGCGCCCATCATTCCCGACAAGACCTTGGATGTTAACGGTTATCCCATGAACCCCTATTCAAGGGACTACCCATCGGAGTTCATCCAGACCGGGATCTCCACGATCGACGGGATGAACCCGATGGTGAGAGGGCAAAAGCTTCCCATCTTCTCCGGAAGTGGAATGCCCCATAACAGAATAGCCGCCCAGGTAGCAAGGCAGTCGACCGTTCTGGGGGGTCACGAAGATTTTGCCGTTGTTTTTGCGGCTATGGGGATCACCTTCGAGGAGGCCTACTTCTTCATGGAGGACTTTCGGAAGACCGGGGCCATCGAAAGGACCGTCATGTTTGTCAACCTGGCGGACGATCCCGCTATCGAACGGATAACCACCCCCCGCCTTGCACTTACATGCGCTGAATACCTGGCTTTTGAAAGGGACTACCAGGTCCTGGTCATACTCACCGACCTCACGAACTACTGCGAGGCCCTCAGGGAGATTTCCTCGGCCCGAAAGGAAGTACCCGGCAGGAGAGGTTATCCAGGCTACCTCTACACCGACCTGGCGACGATGTATGAAAGGGCCGGCAGGCTGAAGGGAAAGAAGGGGTCGATCACCCAGTTCCCCATTTTGACCATGCCCGAGGATGACAAGACCCATCCCATTCCCGACCTCACGGGTTACATCACCGAGGGTCAGATCATCCTCAGCCGGACACTCCACAGGAAGGGCATCTTTCCTCCCGTTGATGTCATGCCCTCCCTCTCCAGGCTCAAGGACAAGGGTATCGGCGCAGGAAAGACGAGGGAAGATCACGCCGACCTGATGAATCAACTTTTTGCCGCCTACGCCAGGGGAAAAGAGGCAAAAGAACTGGCCACAATCCTGGGGGAGGGAGCCCTTTCAGAAGAGGACAAGGCCTTCGCCCTGTTCTCTGACCATTTCGAGGATCGTTATGTCAGGCAGGGAGAATATGAGAACAGGACCATCGAGGAAACTCTTGAACTTGGCTGGGACCTGCTTACCCTTATCCCGGTCAGGGAGCTGAAACGCGTCAGGGATGCCTACATCGAGAAATACCTCCTGCCAAGATCCGGGACCGAAAAAGAAAAACAGCTCAAGGGCGCATAA
- a CDS encoding V-type ATP synthase subunit D, giving the protein MAKKINVNPNRMELSRLKNRLKVAIRGHKLLKDKQDALIKAFLEKARGLKDLRESVEKELEDCYRSFLLARAQTFPAMLEQALMITGTGLSLKMSKRNIMSVIVPVFEVGQGEASLNYGLGTTTGNLDVALEKFSSLLPRLVSLAAEEKALRLMAVEIERTRRRVNALEHVLIPSFQETIRYITMKLDDQERANLSRLMRIKEIVRSH; this is encoded by the coding sequence ATGGCAAAAAAAATTAATGTCAATCCAAACCGCATGGAGCTGTCCCGCCTTAAGAATAGGCTGAAGGTGGCCATAAGAGGACACAAGCTCCTGAAAGACAAGCAGGATGCCCTGATCAAGGCCTTCCTTGAAAAGGCCAGGGGCCTCAAGGATTTGAGAGAGTCGGTGGAGAAGGAATTGGAGGATTGCTACCGCAGCTTCCTCCTGGCCAGGGCCCAGACCTTTCCCGCCATGCTGGAACAGGCTTTGATGATCACTGGAACGGGCCTCTCCCTGAAGATGTCGAAAAGAAACATCATGAGCGTTATCGTCCCCGTCTTTGAAGTGGGGCAGGGTGAAGCGTCCCTGAATTATGGGCTGGGTACCACCACCGGAAACCTTGATGTGGCCCTGGAGAAATTTTCAAGCCTTCTCCCAAGGCTTGTGAGCCTGGCGGCGGAAGAGAAGGCGCTTAGGCTTATGGCCGTCGAGATAGAAAGAACCCGGAGGAGGGTGAACGCCCTGGAACACGTTCTAATTCCTTCCTTCCAGGAGACCATACGGTACATAACCATGAAGCTCGATGATCAGGAGCGGGCAAACCTCAGCAGGCTCATGAGGATCAAGGAGATCGTCCGTTCCCACTAG
- a CDS encoding V-type ATP synthase subunit F translates to MSDGKNFLMAAVGDFESVLPFQAVGVTPFSPENGLRELLLGLAREQYAVVFLVDSLYRDNREMVEELNENHTMSIIPVPGIRGSTGIGVSTIRESVERAVGMDIFSVK, encoded by the coding sequence ATGTCTGATGGGAAAAACTTTTTAATGGCCGCTGTAGGTGATTTTGAAAGCGTCCTGCCTTTTCAGGCCGTCGGGGTGACCCCTTTTTCACCCGAAAACGGGCTCAGAGAGCTTCTCCTGGGCCTGGCCAGGGAGCAGTACGCCGTGGTTTTCCTTGTCGATTCCCTTTACAGGGATAACCGGGAGATGGTGGAGGAATTGAACGAGAACCATACCATGAGCATTATTCCCGTGCCCGGCATCAGAGGTTCGACCGGCATAGGGGTGAGCACGATCCGTGAAAGTGTGGAAAGAGCGGTCGGGATGGATATTTTTTCCGTGAAGTAA